A genomic window from Prunus persica cultivar Lovell chromosome G2, Prunus_persica_NCBIv2, whole genome shotgun sequence includes:
- the LOC18785694 gene encoding S-adenosylmethionine synthase codes for MAAEFSSCVEYDLGLSKRVFYGKESVPDPSAMTRSSESYLPEDPMVYAVVPDPSVVDNPDIPSYQPYVHGMCEPPALIPLHMHGIAMEIESYLDTFLFTSESVNEGHPDKLCDQISDAVLDACLEQDPDSKVACETCTKTNMVMVFGEITTKAKVDYEKIVRDTCRTIGFVPDHVGLDADNCKVLVNIEHQSPDIAQGVHGHLTKRPEEIGAGDQGHMFGYATDETTELMPLVWCDCAEWMYPISSLKILTALVPLKFAVLVSVLSGRQ; via the coding sequence ATGGCCGCCGAGTTCTCCAGCTGCGTCGAGTACGACCTCGGGCTCTCGAAGCGGGTGTTCTACGGCAAAGAGTCGGTTCCAGACCCGTCGGCGATGACCAGGTCATCGGAGTCGTACTTGCCGGAGGATCCGATGGTATACGCGGTCGTACCCGACCCCTCAGTCGTGGATAATCCGGACATTCCGAGCTACCAGCCGTACGTTCACGGCATGTGTGAGCCGCCGGCTTTGATACCTCTGCATATGCATGGGATAGCTATGGAAATCGAGAGCTATTTGGACACTTTCCTGTTTACTTCTGAGTCTGTGAATGAGGGACACCCTGATAAACTCTGTGATCAGATTTCTGATGCAGTTCTTGATGCCTGCCTTGAGCAAGATCCCGACAGCAAAGTTGCCTGTGAGACTTGCACCAAGACCAACATGGTCATGGTCTTTGGAGAGATTACAACCAAAGCCAAAGTGGACTATGAGAAAATTGTACGTGACACCTGCCGTACGATTGGATTTGTTCCAGATCATGTTGGCCTTGATGCTGACAACTGCAAGGTCTTGGTTAACATTGAGCATCAGAGCCCTGATATCGCTCAGGGTGTCCATGGCCACCTCACCAAGAGGCCTGAGGAAATTGGTGCTGGAGACCAGGGTCACATGTTTGGTTATGCCACTGATGAGACCACTGAGCTTATGCCTCTGGTTTGGTGCGACTGTGCTGAATGGATGTATCCCATATCTTCTTTAAAGATATTGACAGCACTTGTTCCACTCAAATTTGCTGTCTTGGTGTCTGTCCTCAGTGGAAGACAATGA
- the LOC109947194 gene encoding uncharacterized protein LOC109947194: protein MPIQISSPHILLIGYPPFLLMLRLILMGLGSLLLLWLELELLFGRLLVLVLGVLLLRYQVLAGVIEQRILQPLLYQHKIILSAICFAVRTGNTFLGSLIWVDYARWVGIQKIRD from the exons ATGCCTATTCAAATTTCTTCTCCTCATATCCTTCTTATTGGCTAC CCCCCATTTCTTCTTATGTTAAGATTAATACTGATGGGTCTTGGAAGTCTGCTTCTGCTATGGCTGGAGTTGGAGTTATTATTCGGAAGATTGCTGGTTCTTGTATTGGGGGTCTTGTTGCTCAG GTACCAAGTTCTCGCTGGAGTAATCGAACAACGAATTCTACAACCCTTGCTATACCAACACAAGATTATCCTCAGTGCAATTTGCTTTGCTGTTCGAACTGGCAATACATTCTTGGGGTCCTTGAT CTGGGTTGATTATGCAAGGTGGGTTGGAATTCAAAAGATACGAGATTAG